The Pyrodictium delaneyi genome contains a region encoding:
- a CDS encoding nuclease, which produces MALDARQLKARYQQKWRIAARRELAVLNLLNILLPDGYVAIAAGLGTGTTDFIDRSYGSPLDAFDLVVLRGMDAVAFIDVTGFWSEQAARTVNGGKELCVGAWKLWKAQRFGLLDRAWIVHVADKRVSLRWLPLAALEAEKHMARLVHGERPYYCLPQQKWRDTSAFIRWLTAQAHA; this is translated from the coding sequence GTGGCGCTGGACGCTAGGCAGCTCAAGGCCCGGTACCAGCAGAAGTGGCGTATCGCTGCAAGGCGGGAGCTTGCTGTGCTGAATCTGCTGAACATCCTGCTGCCGGACGGCTACGTGGCTATAGCGGCTGGGCTCGGCACGGGTACGACGGACTTCATCGACCGGAGCTATGGGAGCCCGCTGGACGCGTTCGACCTGGTGGTGCTCCGGGGCATGGACGCTGTGGCGTTCATAGACGTTACGGGGTTCTGGAGCGAGCAGGCCGCCAGGACGGTAAACGGCGGCAAGGAGCTCTGCGTGGGCGCGTGGAAGCTCTGGAAGGCCCAGCGCTTCGGCCTGCTCGACCGCGCCTGGATAGTCCACGTCGCCGACAAGCGCGTCAGCCTACGCTGGCTCCCCCTAGCAGCCCTCGAGGCCGAGAAGCACATGGCACGCCTAGTCCACGGCGAGCGCCCATACTACTGCCTACCCCAGCAGAAGTGGCGCGACACAAGCGCGTTCATCCGCTGGCTCACTGCCCAGGCCCACGCCTAG
- a CDS encoding proteasome assembly chaperone family protein: MSRFNIHKFKTIRIAYSSELENADLFITGFKGYGAVGYIATLHLADTAECKEAGYIITKYMPEAVTPSSNGVVGPFTLYSCNNNGKRIALLVNHDIPVVQERSRFAEAIVDFLATIGVKEAVLIGGFDSRFKQGDEKLRWVATSAYTRSLEEPRMDKGLYVVGPLALLLFHAEVRGYPALAVLPYTEAARPDPRAAAAAIEKINELYGLKFSIDELLEQARKIEEMITMMEQQQRDMLTPPSSERAYM, translated from the coding sequence GTGAGCCGGTTTAACATACACAAGTTTAAAACAATCAGAATAGCCTATTCCAGTGAGCTTGAGAATGCAGACCTCTTCATAACAGGGTTTAAGGGGTACGGTGCCGTCGGGTATATTGCAACACTACATCTAGCTGATACCGCTGAATGCAAGGAGGCTGGCTATATTATAACGAAGTACATGCCGGAAGCTGTTACACCTAGCTCGAATGGCGTTGTAGGCCCCTTCACCCTATATAGTTGTAACAATAATGGAAAACGTATAGCGCTACTAGTTAACCACGATATACCTGTAGTACAAGAGCGTAGCCGATTTGCTGAGGCTATAGTTGATTTCCTAGCTACTATAGGTGTTAAGGAAGCCGTGCTCATAGGAGGATTTGATTCACGGTTTAAGCAAGGTGATGAAAAACTTCGCTGGGTAGCTACATCAGCCTATACACGTAGCCTGGAGGAGCCACGCATGGATAAAGGTCTTTACGTTGTTGGTCCCTTAGCGTTGCTTCTCTTCCATGCAGAGGTGAGAGGTTATCCAGCACTTGCAGTGTTACCCTATACCGAGGCTGCCCGCCCGGACCCGAGAGCTGCCGCAGCGGCTATAGAGAAGATAAACGAGTTGTACGGCTTGAAGTTCAGTATAGACGAGTTACTAGAACAAGCAAGGAAAATAGAGGAGATGATCACAATGATGGAACAGCAACAGCGTGATATGTTGACACCGCCGAGCAGCGAGCGAGCATACATGTAG
- a CDS encoding Lsm family RNA-binding protein, with product MASVMAPSAARRLLAELNNLVGKRIEVVLVDGRKYSGTLLGFDHPEMNIVLGNVEIGEERIPRIFIMGRVIAEIRAYETTLFDPREFANYVAKKLGLRPDAIKVFQDAGVVVIYNSIRVTANGVEGAGPLVAKVSYVLKEYLEAKRRGEQPH from the coding sequence GTGGCTTCCGTAATGGCTCCTTCTGCAGCTAGACGGCTACTTGCCGAGCTAAACAACCTAGTAGGGAAACGTATCGAGGTAGTACTCGTTGATGGACGTAAATATTCTGGGACGCTTCTAGGCTTTGATCATCCGGAGATGAATATAGTGCTTGGCAATGTTGAAATAGGTGAGGAAAGGATACCAAGAATATTCATAATGGGGCGGGTAATAGCTGAGATAAGAGCGTATGAGACGACACTCTTCGATCCACGTGAGTTTGCAAACTATGTGGCAAAGAAGCTTGGTTTACGTCCCGACGCTATAAAGGTATTCCAAGACGCGGGTGTAGTAGTCATATACAATAGTATCCGCGTAACCGCGAATGGCGTAGAGGGTGCAGGACCACTCGTAGCAAAAGTAAGCTACGTGCTCAAAGAGTATCTTGAAGCTAAGAGGAGGGGAGAACAGCCCCATTGA
- a CDS encoding ribbon-helix-helix protein, CopG family, with amino-acid sequence MRVVTFKVDEDFLEKLDSFARLKGVTRSEVIRKALELYLRLEDWKVRPEPKIVRLLS; translated from the coding sequence ATGCGGGTCGTGACGTTCAAGGTGGATGAGGACTTCCTCGAAAAGCTAGACAGCTTCGCCCGCTTGAAGGGCGTGACCAGGAGCGAGGTCATCAGGAAGGCGTTGGAGCTGTACCTGAGGCTAGAGGATTGGAAGGTGCGCCCCGAGCCGAAGATAGTGAGGCTGCTGAGCTAG
- a CDS encoding DUF5658 family protein, with protein sequence MLESLVAGTLAYLFLRRDVPSTLIPYLASFAAFLDQVTTVAAISLGAHETNPFVRLFLASPTLFFALSAAKILVAWHIARRSPRLGLWLALVFLAAAAINAHNAYALYNNTSTIELGGHTLQVYIADTERERECGYYCYDHPAIAFIWPGGTPPEVTFTMEGLDYPLLLVHVRDCTVIDVLEMQPGEKYRIDNVGPQDWFIEVKNASLEIEPGENVWGLVCEG encoded by the coding sequence GTGCTGGAGAGCCTGGTGGCCGGCACCCTCGCTTACCTCTTTTTGCGTAGGGACGTTCCCTCTACGCTCATTCCGTATCTTGCTTCCTTCGCAGCATTCCTGGATCAAGTCACTACAGTAGCAGCTATCAGTCTAGGCGCCCACGAGACTAATCCGTTCGTGCGCCTGTTCCTCGCGAGCCCCACACTCTTCTTCGCACTCTCGGCAGCCAAGATTCTGGTAGCGTGGCACATAGCCAGGCGGAGCCCAAGACTCGGGCTCTGGCTAGCTCTAGTCTTCCTAGCAGCCGCAGCGATAAACGCCCACAACGCCTACGCGCTCTACAACAATACCTCAACCATAGAGCTTGGCGGCCACACGCTCCAGGTCTACATAGCTGACACAGAAAGGGAGAGGGAGTGCGGCTACTACTGCTACGACCACCCGGCGATAGCCTTCATCTGGCCAGGGGGGACACCGCCGGAAGTAACCTTCACCATGGAAGGCCTGGACTACCCGCTGCTCCTAGTCCACGTCAGGGACTGCACAGTCATAGACGTGCTGGAGATGCAGCCCGGCGAGAAGTATAGAATAGATAATGTAGGGCCACAAGACTGGTTCATCGAGGTAAAGAACGCGAGCCTAGAGATAGAGCCTGGCGAAAATGTTTGGGGGCTAGTCTGCGAGGGCTAG
- a CDS encoding tRNA (guanine(10)-N(2))-dimethyltransferase, with translation MASGKLPYPTRRIKEGKAEIIVPDPDAYRRKDGVYEPAWAPVFYNPKMRFNRDIAILVANAYREMIGQERLVVAEPLTGSGVRAIRYALEADAQVYAADIDPDAVYLARLNVEANGVQERVTVERADANEYLAKLRREGVRLSIIDIDPFGSPAPFLDTAIQSISVRGIIAATATDTAPLSGTHPRALRRRYDVQPARTAWEKEQAVRLLAGYIIRRAASHEYGVRILLAYYADYYVRVYAELWRGASRADDSLSKLGYGVYCPYCGYTGYTDNPRTRCPYCGGTVQIVGPLYTGPLCNQEFMEMLRSTLDKRVGSLAEPKRAVKLFEQLSLECTITKPYYRLDKLCSILHMNMPKPDSMVEALRRKGYKAARTHFDPRGFRTNAPHTEVLNTLIEMQARIAREDDDN, from the coding sequence ATGGCGTCCGGCAAGCTACCTTACCCAACTAGAAGGATAAAGGAAGGAAAGGCTGAGATAATCGTTCCAGACCCTGACGCCTATCGCCGTAAAGACGGAGTATATGAGCCAGCGTGGGCGCCGGTATTTTACAATCCCAAAATGCGATTCAATCGAGATATAGCGATACTAGTTGCTAATGCCTATCGGGAGATGATAGGTCAAGAAAGACTTGTGGTTGCCGAGCCGTTGACAGGTAGCGGTGTCCGAGCTATACGTTATGCGCTAGAAGCTGATGCGCAAGTATACGCTGCTGATATAGATCCAGATGCTGTATATTTAGCTAGGCTTAATGTGGAGGCAAATGGTGTGCAAGAGCGCGTAACCGTCGAGCGTGCTGACGCAAATGAATACCTAGCTAAGCTGAGAAGAGAAGGAGTAAGACTCTCCATAATAGACATAGACCCGTTTGGAAGCCCAGCACCTTTTCTTGACACAGCAATACAGTCCATCAGCGTACGTGGTATAATAGCAGCTACGGCCACGGACACAGCTCCACTCTCGGGCACTCATCCACGTGCCCTACGCCGGAGATACGATGTACAGCCAGCTCGTACTGCCTGGGAGAAGGAGCAAGCAGTAAGGCTGCTCGCTGGCTACATAATAAGAAGAGCAGCAAGCCACGAATATGGAGTTCGCATACTTCTTGCATATTATGCAGACTATTATGTAAGAGTCTATGCTGAGCTCTGGCGAGGCGCGTCAAGAGCTGATGATAGTCTTTCTAAGCTGGGCTATGGAGTATACTGTCCATATTGTGGCTATACAGGCTATACCGATAATCCTCGTACACGGTGTCCTTACTGTGGTGGAACTGTGCAGATAGTAGGTCCGCTCTATACTGGTCCTTTATGCAACCAAGAGTTCATGGAGATGCTACGTTCAACCCTAGATAAGAGGGTCGGCTCACTAGCAGAACCTAAGCGTGCAGTTAAGCTATTCGAGCAACTCAGCCTTGAGTGTACGATAACAAAGCCATACTATAGACTAGATAAGCTTTGCAGTATCCTACATATGAACATGCCGAAGCCGGACAGCATGGTAGAAGCGCTTAGACGCAAGGGCTACAAGGCTGCCCGGACCCACTTTGATCCACGAGGATTTAGAACTAATGCACCTCATACAGAAGTACTAAATACTCTTATAGAGATGCAAGCGCGTATAGCTAGAGAGGATGATGACAACTAG
- a CDS encoding PUA domain-containing protein, with product MIVRPATQEEIDRLKGIADYQFGYPAGDLLIPDDVVVGISPGTRRIREVYGKEGLLAVIRAHDYLFSLSINGARRLLRLPEPRLRAWISVPGIESLRKSIPCTMIKRIDTNLLAGDEVIVLNEDGILIGVGRLRLAPTEVLEEGCWGGGYTYT from the coding sequence ATGATAGTGAGGCCAGCTACCCAGGAGGAAATAGATAGGCTCAAGGGCATTGCTGACTACCAGTTTGGCTATCCAGCTGGTGACCTGCTTATACCCGATGATGTGGTTGTTGGCATTTCTCCGGGTACTCGGAGAATCCGCGAGGTATACGGCAAGGAGGGCTTACTAGCAGTAATTCGTGCACATGACTACTTGTTCTCGCTATCTATAAATGGTGCTCGTAGACTTCTCCGTCTGCCAGAGCCACGGCTTCGCGCATGGATATCGGTTCCGGGCATCGAGAGTCTACGTAAGAGCATACCATGCACTATGATTAAGCGTATAGATACTAATCTCCTAGCAGGAGACGAAGTTATAGTACTAAACGAGGACGGTATTTTGATTGGTGTTGGTAGGCTCCGCCTCGCCCCCACGGAGGTCCTCGAAGAAGGCTGCTGGGGGGGAGGCTATACGTATACGTAA
- the tgtA gene encoding tRNA guanosine(15) transglycosylase TgtA produces the protein MNRIGVFEIKDKDLAGRIGKLYTPHGILETPALLPVIDIVRQEVSIKEIESLGFNAVITNAYLLWKRMRSRAVEQGVHGILGFNGIIMTDSGAYQILQYGRVSITPGDVIDFQKKIGSDIAVILDIPTGNTKDPEQARYSVEETLRRAREALSYIDDNRIWTLPVQGGPFLDLLEKSARESAQMSRYRLYALGSPTVLLERYDYATLVEMIYTVRLHLPRSRPLHLFGAGHPMIIPFAVALGVDMFDSASYILYARDNRYMTLSRTYRLDELEYFPCSCPVCTRYTPQDLREMPKQERTRLIALHNLYVLRTAINEVKTAIREGRLWELLEERSKAHPSLARAFSRFRRYSKTLARLTPRVKGSTAKGIFLYGGESVFHPKLVIHHERLLSYYRPRKSKAILIPVHPLEKPFTTSRLYRMAIEEYGADAHIVGYSIYIGVIPEELAETYPLSQYELNDTPYIEVIEQTAHRIYEYIQKNSGVYRSIVIMKCGKLQWSAKVVERLVDMLKGEGIVVEIKEHEC, from the coding sequence TTGAATAGGATAGGAGTTTTTGAAATAAAGGATAAAGATCTAGCTGGGAGAATAGGTAAGCTCTACACACCCCATGGTATACTAGAGACTCCAGCACTACTACCTGTTATAGACATAGTACGCCAGGAAGTCTCTATCAAGGAAATAGAGTCTCTAGGCTTCAATGCAGTAATTACTAACGCCTATCTGCTATGGAAACGCATGAGAAGTAGAGCTGTAGAACAAGGAGTACACGGCATACTAGGATTCAATGGAATAATAATGACGGACTCCGGTGCATACCAGATACTACAATACGGCAGGGTGAGTATAACACCTGGCGATGTTATCGACTTCCAGAAAAAGATAGGTAGTGATATAGCTGTAATTCTAGACATACCTACCGGAAATACTAAAGATCCCGAACAGGCGCGATACAGCGTTGAAGAGACGCTGAGACGTGCACGCGAAGCCCTTAGCTATATAGATGATAACAGAATATGGACACTCCCCGTGCAAGGAGGCCCCTTCCTTGATCTCCTTGAGAAAAGTGCTAGAGAATCGGCACAGATGTCTCGCTACAGACTTTATGCATTGGGAAGCCCTACAGTACTTCTAGAAAGATATGATTACGCAACCCTAGTAGAAATGATATACACTGTACGCCTCCATCTGCCTAGAAGCAGGCCACTCCATCTCTTCGGAGCAGGGCATCCAATGATAATACCATTTGCAGTAGCACTCGGGGTGGATATGTTCGATTCGGCATCTTACATACTGTACGCGCGAGACAACAGGTATATGACTCTAAGCAGAACATACCGGCTCGACGAGCTAGAATATTTCCCTTGCAGCTGTCCAGTATGCACTAGGTACACGCCACAAGACCTCCGAGAAATGCCAAAGCAAGAGCGTACCCGGCTCATAGCGCTGCACAACCTCTATGTACTCCGGACAGCTATAAACGAGGTAAAGACAGCTATACGTGAGGGGAGGCTGTGGGAGCTATTAGAGGAGAGAAGCAAGGCGCATCCATCACTGGCTAGAGCTTTTAGCCGGTTCCGCCGCTACAGCAAGACGCTAGCGAGGTTGACACCCAGGGTAAAAGGCTCAACAGCGAAAGGCATCTTCCTATATGGCGGTGAGAGTGTGTTTCACCCAAAACTAGTCATTCATCACGAGCGGTTATTAAGCTACTATAGACCTAGAAAAAGTAAAGCAATATTAATACCTGTACACCCATTAGAAAAACCATTTACAACTTCAAGGCTCTACCGTATGGCAATAGAGGAGTATGGAGCTGATGCACATATAGTAGGGTATAGCATATACATAGGTGTTATACCAGAGGAGCTCGCCGAAACATATCCATTATCACAATACGAATTAAATGATACGCCATATATAGAAGTAATAGAGCAAACAGCACATCGCATATATGAATATATACAAAAGAACAGTGGCGTCTATAGAAGTATAGTAATAATGAAATGCGGCAAGCTGCAGTGGAGCGCTAAAGTAGTGGAAAGATTGGTAGACATGCTAAAAGGAGAAGGTATCGTAGTAGAAATTAAGGAGCATGAATGTTAG
- a CDS encoding methionine synthase, with the protein MSYTLPKALVTTVVGSYPKLPEAEQAIQKRKRGLISEEEFHELVKPAIKAVVMDHIEAGVDVISDGEQAREDMVVYFAERLGGYQSGDWVRIFDNVYFRKPVVASRLSYIAPMAVTDWEYARSVAQGRPVKAIITGPYTMVDWSFDLAYGDRRELVLEMARVLRHEIEEFARRGAEFIQVDEPALSTRPYKEEAELLREALEIMFKGISAKKIIHICFGRIEKILPYALEFPVDQIDLEFKNSNFRLLPYLKEYGFDKELGYGVIDVHSTRIESVEEIKNDIYKLIKMDIIPPEKIYIDPDCGVKRLPREIAKAKLRNMVKAAREVRRELGYE; encoded by the coding sequence ATGAGCTACACGCTGCCAAAGGCACTCGTTACAACAGTTGTCGGTAGCTACCCAAAGCTGCCGGAGGCCGAGCAAGCTATCCAGAAGAGAAAGCGTGGGCTAATAAGTGAGGAGGAGTTCCACGAGCTGGTCAAGCCGGCTATAAAGGCCGTCGTTATGGACCATATAGAGGCTGGTGTTGATGTAATAAGTGATGGTGAGCAAGCGCGCGAAGACATGGTAGTGTACTTTGCCGAGAGGCTAGGCGGCTATCAGAGTGGCGACTGGGTCCGCATCTTTGACAACGTATACTTCCGTAAGCCGGTGGTAGCCTCTAGGCTCAGCTACATAGCCCCCATGGCTGTGACAGACTGGGAGTATGCCCGGAGCGTAGCCCAGGGTAGACCAGTCAAGGCCATAATAACTGGGCCTTACACTATGGTTGACTGGAGCTTCGACCTAGCCTACGGAGACCGTCGAGAACTAGTACTCGAGATGGCTCGCGTACTGCGTCACGAGATAGAAGAGTTTGCACGCAGGGGTGCCGAGTTCATACAAGTAGACGAGCCAGCGCTGTCTACAAGGCCGTATAAGGAGGAGGCTGAACTCCTACGTGAAGCCCTAGAAATAATGTTCAAAGGGATAAGTGCCAAGAAGATTATACACATATGTTTTGGTAGGATAGAAAAGATACTGCCTTACGCACTAGAGTTCCCAGTAGACCAGATAGATCTAGAGTTCAAGAACAGTAACTTCCGCCTCCTGCCATACCTCAAAGAGTATGGGTTCGACAAGGAGCTAGGATACGGCGTAATAGACGTGCATAGTACACGTATCGAGAGCGTCGAGGAGATAAAGAACGACATCTACAAGCTCATAAAGATGGATATAATACCACCAGAGAAGATATACATCGACCCAGACTGTGGCGTCAAACGACTCCCAAGAGAGATTGCCAAGGCGAAGCTACGCAATATGGTTAAGGCAGCGCGTGAGGTGCGTCGCGAGCTAGGCTACGAGTAG
- a CDS encoding helix-turn-helix transcriptional regulator, producing the protein MAAAIEPSVGERKSLEDLEAKALEIIKAHGDEGIYQHELWKTLGLDSREGSRLALRLLKKGLITREPTVHKGRRTYKLFIAKHAKQAIKIEIRIGSIIEVPCFSCKNLERCHNGGFFDPTTCPLLSNWLTAKIARLKQAMSM; encoded by the coding sequence TTGGCAGCTGCTATAGAGCCCTCCGTTGGCGAGAGGAAAAGTCTTGAAGACCTCGAAGCCAAGGCACTTGAGATAATCAAGGCTCATGGCGATGAGGGCATATACCAGCACGAGCTATGGAAAACTCTAGGTCTAGATAGCAGAGAAGGTTCTAGGCTAGCCCTCCGTCTACTCAAGAAGGGCCTTATCACACGTGAGCCGACAGTACATAAAGGCAGAAGGACCTATAAGCTCTTTATAGCTAAACATGCAAAGCAAGCCATAAAGATTGAAATAAGAATAGGCAGTATCATAGAAGTGCCCTGCTTTAGTTGCAAGAATCTTGAGCGATGCCATAATGGTGGCTTCTTTGACCCGACAACATGCCCTCTACTGTCAAACTGGCTAACAGCCAAAATAGCACGACTAAAACAAGCAATGTCTATGTAG
- a CDS encoding 50S ribosomal protein L38e has protein sequence MPVELKSKDEFVKVLERSTECRVKLGYRRVDTEEGSKRIRVLKVKARTPRYLYTIVFDNVDEGIEFVKSIKDKCKNLVVLDNELQDKI, from the coding sequence ATGCCGGTCGAGCTGAAGAGCAAGGACGAGTTTGTCAAGGTGCTTGAACGGTCTACCGAATGCCGTGTAAAGCTAGGCTATAGGAGAGTTGACACGGAAGAAGGCTCTAAGAGGATACGCGTACTGAAAGTAAAGGCTAGGACTCCCCGCTACCTATACACTATAGTATTCGATAACGTTGACGAAGGCATCGAGTTTGTAAAGTCCATAAAGGACAAGTGTAAGAACCTAGTGGTACTTGATAACGAGCTCCAAGACAAGATATAA
- a CDS encoding DNA-directed RNA polymerase subunit G, with translation MADIIVEFKGKVESLEPELIPKMFLAKIKSFDGDYEVEMDLHKDLVIYEPGTEVEVTISKDIPEYKEGEDFVGYGTVVSMKEEDGKFAVLVSIGGLLFIIRSKEKLDINPIEKIYIKISKL, from the coding sequence TTGGCAGATATCATAGTAGAATTTAAAGGTAAAGTTGAGTCGTTAGAGCCAGAACTTATACCAAAGATGTTCCTAGCAAAAATAAAGAGCTTTGACGGCGACTATGAGGTAGAGATGGACCTCCATAAAGACCTAGTGATATACGAGCCCGGAACTGAAGTTGAGGTAACCATATCAAAGGATATACCCGAGTATAAGGAGGGTGAAGACTTCGTCGGCTACGGCACTGTTGTATCAATGAAGGAAGAAGACGGCAAATTTGCTGTTCTAGTGTCTATAGGCGGTTTGCTATTCATTATAAGGTCTAAGGAAAAACTTGATATTAATCCAATTGAGAAAATCTATATAAAAATCTCGAAACTCTGA
- a CDS encoding integrase has translation MVEPGSSGLPVISLHSGLLQSFRRWLIEKERIEERTANDYVSALEKLDYLDEEKALEALGNDKAYKAARKLVQFLFETGRLSKDAKERYLSLLKRKTESKVSERVEIDWAELVSALRDVAEHVRPEWRLSLYILYYSGARIDEVLRMIAEYDPSRLEILPDGVARYGLFWKRGKKRCDYIYFPARLLEAIEEHAGTVIGYKTFTRRLTRDFGFEASKLRKLHRQVCRRVLGRDVCEFYHSRLGSLKVGDLAYENLRQLADASYPELLKMLEEGLERPEKFRELQRKPPRRAVVLALAD, from the coding sequence ATGGTCGAGCCGGGGTCATCGGGCCTGCCTGTTATATCGCTGCACTCGGGCCTGCTCCAGTCCTTTAGGCGGTGGCTCATAGAGAAGGAGCGTATAGAGGAGCGCACCGCGAACGACTACGTCTCGGCGCTGGAGAAGCTGGACTACCTGGACGAGGAGAAGGCCCTAGAGGCCCTCGGCAACGACAAGGCCTACAAGGCCGCCAGGAAGCTGGTGCAGTTTCTCTTCGAGACTGGGAGACTGAGCAAGGACGCCAAGGAGCGTTATCTCTCACTGCTGAAGCGCAAGACGGAGAGCAAGGTGTCGGAGCGCGTGGAGATAGACTGGGCAGAGCTAGTCTCGGCCCTGAGGGACGTGGCAGAGCATGTTAGGCCCGAATGGCGGCTATCACTCTACATACTATACTATAGCGGCGCCAGGATAGACGAGGTGCTCCGGATGATAGCCGAGTACGATCCCTCTAGACTAGAGATTCTCCCCGACGGCGTGGCGAGATATGGGCTCTTCTGGAAGCGTGGCAAGAAGCGCTGCGACTACATCTACTTCCCGGCCAGACTCTTAGAGGCTATAGAGGAGCACGCGGGCACGGTCATAGGCTACAAGACCTTTACGAGGCGGCTCACCAGGGACTTCGGCTTCGAGGCGTCCAAGCTGAGAAAGCTGCACCGCCAGGTATGCCGCCGTGTACTTGGCCGTGACGTGTGCGAGTTCTACCACTCTAGGCTAGGGAGCCTCAAAGTGGGCGACCTGGCCTACGAGAATCTCAGGCAGCTTGCAGACGCGAGCTATCCCGAGCTCCTTAAGATGCTGGAAGAGGGGCTAGAGAGGCCCGAAAAGTTTCGGGAGTTGCAGAGGAAGCCGCCGCGCCGGGCCGTAGTCCTAGCCCTCGCAGACTAG
- a CDS encoding ribbon-helix-helix protein, CopG family: protein MPRPKIGRRVTVSLPPELYEKIENYRKKEHLTEMSEAIRRLLYKAIEIEEERARAVAAATTA from the coding sequence GTGCCCCGACCCAAGATTGGAAGGCGTGTAACCGTCTCTCTCCCGCCCGAACTCTACGAGAAGATCGAGAACTACCGAAAGAAGGAGCATCTAACAGAGATGAGCGAGGCAATACGTCGCCTGCTCTACAAGGCTATTGAGATCGAAGAGGAGAGGGCTCGAGCGGTAGCTGCGGCAACTACTGCCTAG
- a CDS encoding MBL fold metallo-hydrolase, which translates to MNNPVIRILGGGKEVGRMSVLVRRSKEDKHGILLDAGVNFDDEDRPVFAATYPPKYVDAIVMSHAHLDHIGTAPMYFISGSPKVYATRPTAQMAKLMLEDFLKLNGYYSPYEHREVKALLDAVEYVRYGQRIDIDGVELSVYSAGHIPGSTFSVIDIDGVKIGFTGDINTIETKLMKPAHLDSIGKVDVLITEATYGSSLHPPRARAEERLLSIIEEVIDRRGTVLIPAFSIARGQEIMMILAEHDPGVPVYVDGMIRKVTEIFLENSEYINNPSLLRKAFNEFNIVKGWRDRNRAWKHPSIIIASAGMLKGGPSLYYLKRIGGNPKNAVILVSFQAPGSHGRRVVEEGLMPGSEEPVRARVEWLDFSSHADRKGLLEVVKATKPREVVIIHSEEDVAQKYAEYLQETGVPEKVVIGENNSDIPIEL; encoded by the coding sequence TTGAATAACCCTGTAATAAGGATACTGGGTGGTGGAAAAGAAGTCGGTAGAATGTCTGTACTCGTTAGACGAAGCAAAGAAGATAAGCATGGTATATTGCTAGACGCGGGTGTAAACTTCGACGATGAGGATAGGCCAGTCTTTGCGGCAACCTATCCACCTAAATATGTTGATGCTATAGTAATGAGTCATGCACACCTGGATCACATAGGTACAGCACCAATGTACTTTATCTCAGGAAGCCCTAAGGTGTATGCGACACGGCCTACAGCACAGATGGCCAAGCTAATGCTAGAGGACTTCCTAAAGCTCAATGGCTATTACTCACCATACGAGCATCGTGAGGTAAAGGCTCTACTTGATGCAGTAGAGTACGTCAGATACGGTCAGCGTATAGACATAGACGGAGTAGAACTTTCAGTATATTCTGCCGGACATATTCCAGGTAGTACGTTTTCAGTAATAGACATAGATGGAGTCAAAATAGGGTTTACAGGGGATATAAACACAATAGAGACTAAACTAATGAAACCAGCACACCTTGATTCGATAGGCAAAGTAGATGTACTAATAACTGAAGCTACCTACGGTTCTAGTCTTCACCCGCCGCGTGCCAGAGCCGAGGAGAGGCTACTCTCCATAATAGAAGAGGTTATTGATCGCAGAGGCACTGTACTCATACCAGCGTTTAGCATAGCAAGAGGACAAGAAATAATGATGATTCTCGCAGAACACGATCCCGGCGTACCTGTATATGTAGACGGTATGATTAGAAAAGTTACTGAGATATTCCTCGAGAATAGTGAGTATATCAACAACCCAAGCTTGCTACGCAAGGCTTTCAATGAGTTCAATATAGTTAAGGGATGGCGCGACCGTAACAGAGCCTGGAAACATCCTAGCATAATAATAGCGTCAGCCGGCATGCTAAAGGGAGGACCCAGCCTATACTACCTCAAGCGTATCGGTGGAAATCCTAAGAATGCCGTCATACTCGTTAGCTTCCAGGCACCGGGCTCTCATGGTCGCAGAGTTGTAGAGGAGGGACTAATGCCTGGCAGCGAAGAGCCTGTAAGAGCCCGTGTGGAATGGCTCGACTTTAGCAGTCATGCAGACCGTAAAGGTCTCCTCGAAGTAGTTAAAGCTACCAAACCCAGAGAAGTAGTCATAATACATAGCGAAGAGGATGTAGCGCAAAAGTATGCAGAATATCTGCAGGAAACCGGGGTACCAGAAAAAGTAGTAATAGGCGAAAATAACTCAGATATACCAATAGAATTATGA